A window from Paenibacillus polymyxa M1 encodes these proteins:
- a CDS encoding helix-turn-helix domain-containing protein, protein MEHTPTIRAELDRYLQQKGLSLAQFGQLSGMNRGIISAIVSGNKSMSVNQLDRITEAMGLPEGEFYDLFIENFIIDHPPNMRRIEPFLFRCAELDRLDAIRRVVGAIMDNLLYSPKLFEVAEGLLAKGRHEAALLLYEGVAEAERYQHSERLAVCQYRKFTIQIGDDQSENLKAATLFEPFVERLDEIDQLDALKDLANVYRSLRKWDKVNEMARQMRAKAEIQYSLKHQEKRVSRDIEKRTRGPLFGYIAYADLLCAGVYEAQGDYHQALQYTYAYANLDWVKETDKDTQHWIGLFKHWAKANIIVNKLLSGDIMVLQEYIEYIDTAGDTTQEDKVIQLLNIMIAANRYDIDVNHIIKRFEADIVTLSQHSPSDMYTQQVVPDYFAWCGYELAHYYLHRNSYDDGFKHLMYSMVSYHTLNNETYFINCMGLFLHFREHATPETKANFLNLFEKVWMNNVKKNGTVDRRS, encoded by the coding sequence ATGGAACATACACCTACGATTCGAGCAGAATTAGATAGATACTTACAACAAAAAGGGTTGAGCTTAGCGCAATTCGGACAACTTTCAGGCATGAATAGGGGAATAATAAGTGCTATTGTGTCAGGGAATAAGTCTATGTCAGTTAACCAACTTGACCGAATCACTGAGGCTATGGGTTTGCCAGAAGGGGAGTTTTACGATCTATTTATAGAAAACTTCATCATCGACCACCCCCCGAATATGAGGCGAATCGAGCCGTTTTTGTTTCGGTGTGCGGAGTTGGATAGGTTGGATGCGATCCGTCGAGTGGTGGGAGCCATCATGGACAATCTACTGTATTCACCCAAGCTATTCGAAGTTGCAGAAGGATTGTTGGCGAAGGGACGACATGAGGCTGCATTGCTGCTCTATGAGGGGGTAGCTGAAGCAGAGAGATATCAACATTCTGAACGCTTGGCAGTCTGTCAATATCGTAAATTCACGATTCAAATCGGAGATGATCAAAGCGAGAATCTCAAGGCTGCTACACTATTTGAACCCTTCGTGGAACGCCTAGATGAAATAGACCAGCTTGACGCGTTGAAGGATTTAGCTAACGTGTATAGGTCTCTGCGGAAATGGGATAAGGTAAACGAAATGGCAAGACAGATGAGAGCTAAAGCGGAAATCCAGTATAGTTTAAAACACCAAGAAAAACGTGTGTCACGAGATATTGAAAAGAGAACAAGAGGTCCGCTATTTGGATATATTGCTTATGCTGACTTATTGTGTGCAGGTGTCTACGAAGCACAAGGCGATTACCACCAAGCTCTACAATATACATACGCCTATGCTAATTTAGATTGGGTTAAAGAGACAGACAAAGATACTCAGCACTGGATTGGCTTGTTTAAGCACTGGGCAAAAGCTAATATTATTGTCAATAAGCTTTTATCCGGAGACATAATGGTGCTGCAAGAATATATTGAATACATCGATACAGCGGGGGATACAACTCAAGAAGATAAGGTCATCCAACTGCTGAATATTATGATAGCGGCTAACCGATATGACATTGATGTTAATCACATAATTAAACGCTTTGAAGCAGACATTGTAACATTATCGCAACACTCACCAAGTGATATGTATACTCAACAAGTGGTGCCAGATTATTTTGCATGGTGTGGTTACGAGTTGGCTCATTATTATTTACATAGAAATTCTTACGATGATGGCTTTAAACATTTGATGTATTCAATGGTAAGTTATCATACACTAAATAATGAGACTTATTTCATAAATTGTATGGGGCTATTTTTACATTTTCGAGAACATGCTACTCCTGAAACCAAAGCAAATTTTTTAAATCTTTTTGAAAAGGTGTGGATGAACAATGTTAAAAAAAATGGCACTGTTGATCGTCGCAGCTAG
- a CDS encoding helix-turn-helix transcriptional regulator: MKLKEARLRNNKTQAQVAEYAEISLRSYQYIEKGQQMPSVVTGLKIAKILRTSPVCIDEFSCDTN, encoded by the coding sequence ATGAAGTTAAAAGAAGCGAGACTTAGAAATAATAAAACACAAGCTCAGGTTGCTGAATACGCCGAAATCAGTTTACGCAGCTATCAGTATATAGAGAAAGGGCAGCAAATGCCTTCCGTAGTGACTGGCTTAAAAATTGCAAAGATTCTTAGAACGAGCCCGGTGTGTATAGACGAATTTTCCTGTGACACAAATTAG
- a CDS encoding SMI1/KNR4 family protein, protein MSHSFITKLQEYFPNAHDWMNEPVKSEVLAMLEAEIGYSLPASFKQFYSVHNGEKGTVGIFLGLQCLSIEEMLRHWRDNQQYVEHVSNGVISFEKDTIKEQSYHANWLPIAFDHGGNYIGIDFAPDKLGTLGQIINFGRDEEELFVISRSFDVFLDFVLMQFENGNCTVEPDEEGDFYIAWRKEGHFFNDLKEVIPLITSIEGTKEEFNLYWNTLTEEWKSAITENVGRQPDSFTDLAKIKSLNLLKSNITDLFPLTGFRHLRKLVASGLNITDFTPLSQLTELTELFLAKTPFSDLSTLLPIQNLKRLFIGKTNVQDIHLLPHLANLQEVSLANLKIADLGPLVDCKKIKILDLSHIRSENLDPIGRLSQLVELDLLYVPLNDLQFLKTLINLKDLRISKSGDSDYKVFCDLTSIEFITAEFEVFLLTKDILQRKISYSISGEMSEEERLIYHNYVMQG, encoded by the coding sequence ATGAGTCATTCGTTTATAACAAAACTTCAGGAATATTTCCCAAATGCTCATGACTGGATGAATGAACCAGTTAAGTCTGAGGTTCTTGCGATGTTGGAAGCAGAGATCGGATATTCTTTGCCCGCTTCCTTTAAGCAATTCTACTCTGTACATAATGGTGAGAAAGGAACAGTAGGTATATTCCTCGGGTTACAGTGCTTATCGATTGAGGAAATGTTACGGCACTGGAGAGACAATCAGCAGTATGTTGAGCATGTAAGCAACGGCGTAATTTCTTTTGAAAAGGACACGATCAAGGAACAGTCTTATCATGCAAACTGGCTTCCAATCGCTTTTGACCACGGGGGCAATTATATCGGTATCGATTTTGCTCCAGATAAACTGGGTACATTAGGACAAATCATCAACTTTGGTCGAGATGAAGAGGAACTTTTTGTGATCAGTCGTAGTTTTGACGTTTTTTTAGACTTTGTCCTTATGCAATTTGAGAACGGGAATTGTACGGTTGAACCTGACGAAGAAGGGGATTTCTATATTGCATGGAGGAAGGAAGGACATTTCTTTAATGACCTTAAAGAAGTTATTCCTTTGATAACTTCTATAGAAGGTACGAAAGAGGAGTTTAATTTGTACTGGAACACCTTGACTGAAGAATGGAAGTCAGCTATTACTGAAAATGTGGGCAGACAACCCGACTCCTTCACTGATCTGGCCAAGATTAAATCATTAAATTTACTGAAATCGAATATAACAGATCTTTTCCCTCTAACTGGTTTTCGCCATCTAAGAAAGCTAGTAGCAAGTGGATTAAATATAACGGATTTCACTCCTCTTTCCCAATTGACGGAATTAACGGAGCTTTTTTTAGCCAAAACGCCGTTTTCAGATTTATCCACTTTATTACCCATACAGAATCTAAAACGTCTTTTTATCGGAAAGACAAATGTACAAGATATTCACTTGCTACCGCACCTTGCTAATTTACAGGAGGTATCGCTGGCAAACCTAAAGATTGCAGACTTAGGTCCGTTGGTTGACTGTAAAAAGATAAAGATATTGGATTTATCTCACATTCGATCTGAGAATCTTGATCCTATCGGCCGTCTCTCACAATTGGTAGAACTGGATCTCTTATATGTGCCATTGAATGATTTACAATTTCTGAAGACTCTCATAAATCTTAAAGATCTACGGATAAGCAAAAGTGGCGATAGTGACTACAAAGTGTTTTGTGATTTAACTTCGATTGAATTTATAACAGCGGAGTTTGAAGTATTTCTACTAACAAAGGACATATTACAAAGAAAAATAAGCTATAGCATCAGTGGAGAAATGAGTGAAGAAGAGAGGCTCATTTATCACAATTATGTGATGCAAGGCTGA
- a CDS encoding HNH endonuclease, whose amino-acid sequence MITGQEYRNRLCTRGETTYVPGGSLRTVVYKSCGCKRVAKRNKGAANHIKTDAVDGTHKSALKAKLHKDNKSGVKGVRFNEQRQKWTAHIGFKDKQINLGYHSERIVAINARKRGEEKYLNLIIEKSTPDRHDQMKPKST is encoded by the coding sequence TTGATAACGGGACAAGAATATAGGAATCGTTTGTGTACACGTGGTGAGACTACATACGTTCCTGGTGGTAGTTTAAGAACTGTAGTCTATAAGAGTTGTGGATGCAAGCGAGTCGCCAAACGAAACAAGGGCGCTGCCAACCATATAAAAACAGATGCTGTTGATGGTACACATAAATCGGCTCTTAAAGCCAAGTTGCATAAAGATAATAAGAGTGGAGTGAAAGGAGTTCGGTTCAACGAGCAACGGCAGAAATGGACAGCTCACATCGGGTTTAAGGATAAGCAAATTAACCTAGGTTATCACAGTGAAAGAATAGTTGCCATTAATGCCCGGAAACGTGGTGAGGAAAAATATCTTAATCTCATTATAGAAAAGTCTACTCCTGATCGGCATGACCAGATGAAACCAAAATCAACATAA
- a CDS encoding ATP-binding protein has product MQLVREDWKLFRNIETLCQKAGVHREFIPLLVVKELVDNSLDATGDCKLELVDNYSFRVSDYGIGIDPDWLHEYFSINRPMISSKLVRLPSRGALGNGLRVVTGAVIATGGSLTVTTRGKTYHILPQDDGTSKVEFVRNDDHMGTSILVKLGMHVDEGTLNWGELAINFSSKGSLYNGQSSPHWYTSEAFFELVNAADMPIKSFVSLFAGAKISEKIVNRLHNDFNGLLTSTQQLTFGDAEHMLRLLREAIKPPSAKSLGEVGDCYTNLEHFKKAGEFSIESARGLYDANIPVVVEAWVGIKKGEPMNLQSSITICVNKSPVTTDVKVATKQASTIIWSGGLYIDVKCRPAQFFLNIITPYMPITSDGKAPDFRPLSSVIETTIKRAVSKAKKLNQIEISGGLTEREIVLKNLPAAITKTSGNGKFIFSQRQLYYAIRPYIMEAFNGKQPNYNYFCSILTQYEAEHGDIPSMYRDPRGTLYHPHTGEEIPLGTIAVQNYNRPTWTFNKIIFIEKEGYFASLRDVGFPEKYDCALLSSKGYASRAVKDLFDLLGETEEEIQFFCVHDADAAGTKIFETLQEATLARPERKVKVINLGLDPEEAIELGLQIETFQNDSRRPVADYLSWEWKEWLQYNRVELNSMTTPEFIKWLENKMKHQGVGKVIPTDEVLAKEFQDRAEQEIRNQVMNNILAQNYYEEKVDLELTKWKGKINLVNTDIREKVSDKLVINPLHRWDAPIKQMAHDIIYRGDI; this is encoded by the coding sequence ATGCAATTAGTAAGAGAAGACTGGAAGCTATTTAGAAACATAGAAACTCTTTGCCAGAAGGCAGGAGTTCACCGGGAATTCATTCCTTTGTTAGTAGTGAAAGAATTGGTAGATAATTCATTAGATGCTACTGGGGATTGTAAGCTTGAACTTGTAGACAATTATAGTTTCCGTGTATCTGACTATGGGATAGGAATAGATCCGGACTGGCTACATGAGTATTTTTCTATAAATCGTCCTATGATCTCTTCAAAATTAGTACGATTGCCAAGTCGTGGGGCGCTTGGAAATGGATTGAGAGTTGTCACTGGCGCTGTTATAGCAACGGGCGGAAGCCTCACTGTAACTACTAGAGGGAAAACCTATCATATATTGCCTCAAGATGATGGAACAAGTAAGGTCGAGTTTGTTAGAAATGATGATCATATGGGCACTTCAATTCTTGTAAAATTAGGTATGCATGTTGACGAGGGAACACTTAATTGGGGAGAATTAGCAATAAATTTTTCTAGCAAAGGATCATTATATAATGGGCAATCTTCACCCCATTGGTACACTTCTGAAGCGTTTTTTGAACTAGTTAATGCGGCAGACATGCCTATTAAAAGCTTTGTTTCATTATTTGCAGGTGCCAAAATCTCAGAAAAAATAGTAAACCGTCTACATAATGATTTCAATGGATTACTTACAAGTACACAGCAATTAACTTTTGGTGATGCGGAACATATGCTAAGGTTGTTACGGGAAGCTATTAAACCACCTTCTGCCAAGTCATTGGGTGAGGTCGGGGATTGTTACACAAACTTGGAGCATTTTAAAAAAGCAGGGGAGTTTTCAATAGAGTCTGCTCGTGGTCTATATGATGCAAACATTCCAGTCGTTGTTGAGGCTTGGGTTGGCATAAAAAAAGGTGAACCAATGAACCTCCAATCTTCGATAACAATATGCGTTAATAAATCGCCCGTGACGACAGATGTTAAAGTTGCAACTAAACAAGCTTCAACAATCATTTGGAGTGGTGGTTTGTATATTGACGTCAAATGTAGACCAGCCCAATTTTTTCTGAACATTATAACGCCATATATGCCAATAACAAGCGATGGAAAAGCTCCAGATTTTCGGCCATTGTCAAGTGTGATTGAAACGACGATAAAAAGGGCAGTATCAAAAGCCAAAAAACTGAATCAAATCGAAATTTCTGGTGGACTTACAGAAAGAGAAATTGTATTGAAAAATTTGCCTGCTGCAATAACAAAGACGAGTGGGAATGGGAAGTTTATTTTTAGTCAACGGCAACTCTATTATGCGATCAGGCCATATATCATGGAAGCATTTAATGGTAAACAGCCGAATTACAATTATTTTTGCTCCATTTTAACTCAATATGAAGCTGAACACGGGGATATTCCGTCAATGTATCGAGATCCACGAGGAACACTATATCATCCACATACTGGAGAAGAAATTCCACTTGGTACGATCGCCGTTCAAAATTACAATCGTCCAACATGGACATTTAATAAGATAATTTTTATAGAAAAAGAAGGTTATTTTGCGAGTTTACGAGATGTTGGATTTCCAGAAAAATATGACTGTGCTTTACTATCGTCCAAAGGTTATGCTTCAAGGGCGGTAAAAGATCTTTTCGATCTTCTAGGAGAAACAGAAGAAGAAATTCAATTCTTTTGTGTGCATGATGCCGACGCTGCGGGAACAAAAATTTTTGAAACTCTGCAGGAGGCCACACTTGCACGACCAGAGCGAAAAGTAAAGGTAATTAATCTAGGACTTGATCCAGAAGAGGCCATTGAATTAGGCTTACAAATCGAAACTTTTCAAAATGATAGTAGACGTCCAGTGGCCGATTATCTTTCTTGGGAGTGGAAGGAATGGTTGCAATACAATCGCGTAGAGCTAAACTCTATGACAACGCCGGAATTTATAAAATGGCTGGAGAATAAAATGAAACATCAAGGTGTTGGCAAAGTTATTCCTACAGACGAGGTTCTTGCAAAGGAATTCCAAGATAGAGCAGAGCAGGAAATTCGAAATCAGGTAATGAATAATATCTTGGCTCAGAATTATTATGAGGAAAAAGTGGATCTTGAGTTAACGAAATGGAAAGGAAAAATCAATCTGGTTAACACAGATATTAGAGAGAAAGTGAGCGATAAATTGGTGATAAATCCTTTACATCGCTGGGATGCTCCTATCAAGCAAATGGCACATGATATAATATACCGTGGTGATATATAA
- a CDS encoding NucA/NucB deoxyribonuclease domain-containing protein, which translates to MFRWIISILATALLAGCNVQQQIESTPSKTATVVSQATQVSAETVKLEFPSAKYPETAQHIKDAIAAGHSNTCTIDRDGADHNRELSLKGVPTRKGKDRDEWPMAMCAEGGDGADIRYISPKDNRGAGSWVGHKLDDYPDGTKIEFIIK; encoded by the coding sequence ATGTTTAGATGGATAATTTCCATACTGGCTACAGCCCTATTAGCAGGTTGCAATGTGCAGCAGCAGATAGAAAGTACACCCAGCAAAACAGCGACTGTTGTTTCACAAGCTACCCAAGTATCAGCAGAAACTGTAAAACTTGAGTTTCCCTCAGCAAAGTACCCGGAAACAGCGCAGCACATCAAGGATGCCATAGCAGCCGGACATTCCAATACATGCACCATTGATCGTGACGGAGCTGATCATAACCGTGAACTATCACTTAAAGGTGTACCCACACGCAAGGGCAAAGACCGAGATGAATGGCCTATGGCGATGTGTGCCGAAGGCGGAGATGGAGCGGACATTAGATACATATCACCAAAGGATAACCGTGGGGCTGGATCATGGGTAGGTCACAAGCTGGATGACTATCCGGACGGAACAAAGATTGAGTTTATCATTAAATAG